A window from Sus scrofa isolate TJ Tabasco breed Duroc chromosome 2, Sscrofa11.1, whole genome shotgun sequence encodes these proteins:
- the FAM89B gene encoding protein FAM89B, translating to MNGLPSAEAQGGTGCTLAGLPPLPRGLSGLLNASGGSWRELERVYSQRSRIHDELSRAARVPDGPRYAAGAANAGSAAGPPGPRRPVNLDSALAALRKEMVGLRQLDMSLLCQLWGLYESIQDYKHLCQDLSLCQDLSSSLHSDSSYPPDAGLSDDDEPPDASLPPDPPPLTVPQTHNARDQWLQDAFHISL from the exons ATGAATGGGTTGCCCTCGGCCGAGGCGCAGGGCGGCACGGGCTGCACCCTGGCGGGTCTCCCGCCGCTACCGCGCGGCCTCAGCGGTCTTCTCAACGCGAGCGGGGGCTCGTGGCGGGAGCTGGAACGCGTCTACAGCCAGCGCAGCCGCATCCACGATGAGCTGAGCCGCGCCGCCCGCGTCCCGGACGGGCCCCGCTATGCTGCCGGCGCCGCCAACGCGGGAAGTGCCGCTGGTCCCCCCGGCCCGCGTCGTCCTGTCAACCTCGACTCGGCGCTAGCGGCGTTGCGCAAAGAGATG GTGGGCCTGCGGCAGCTGGACATGTCCCTGTTATGCCAGCTGTGGGGCCTGTACGAGTCAATCCAGGACTACAAGCACCTGTGCCAAGACTTGAGCCTGTGCCAGGACCTGTCATCCTCTCTGCACTCAGACAGTTCCTACCCACCTGATGCTGGCCTATCTGATGATGACGAGCCTCCTGATGCCAGCCTGCCCCCGGACCCGCCACCCCTCACTGTGCCCCAGACGCACAATGCCCGAGACCAGTGGCTGCAGGATGCCTTCCACATCAGCCTCTGA